A window of Tautonia plasticadhaerens contains these coding sequences:
- a CDS encoding efflux RND transporter permease subunit, producing MYWLAELCVRRPVFALMLILAFVVAGIAAFPSLGVDRFPNMDLPTVFVRTTYPGAASTEVESEVSQVLEDAIATVAGIDELRSISRDGQSFVIVTFDLARDSDAGAQDVRDAVSGVLNLLPPDIDPPVVQKRDLDSSPILSLAVSGPRSAKELYLLADRAVKNVIESAPGVGEVTISGAEERAIRVEIDASSLAAHQLSILQVRDAIARQNAEVPGGLVDEGRRERAMRTLGRVDDAEDFPELVIATVNGRPIRLRDLGTVIDDTKEVRTAARLDGEPAVIIQVQRQSGENTVHVIEGVKRRMERARGLLPPDVKLELIQDQSRYIVAALHEIEAHLVSGSILACLTVLAFMRSWRSTIIASVAIPASIVATFAFMKLFGFTLNNMTMLALVLMVGVVIDDAIVVLENIFHCIEERGMDPFEAAIRGTREIGPAVLATTLSLIIVFLPVSFLSSVTGRMLYEFGITASVAILVSMLVSFSLTPMMCSKMLRPGATGPGQAASRGGFYGVIERGYLGMLGLAMRFRWLVLLVSVLVIAANVPLYKYVKRDYIPTNVDESEFEIRVETQEGASLVSTDEAMRVAEDYLLHEPGVTTVLTTVGGRGTVNRGEMFVRLADIETRTFSLGRLFRGLLEGDPGEAFRGNFSQQEKMVELRERLKSLPGVRLSVRNLTSLRQGAPVDIDFSITGPDLLDLAAFADALKARAEEIPGIVDLTTTLQLDKPELLVDINRERAAVLGVDVREIADTLRVAVGGDDRVSRYRDETVDDAYDVELRLVGVDRGDVQSISQLFVRANPSIDLLGVAAAAREMPTDPVLTRIDNVVSFRIGDAAARIDRLDRQRMVAVRANIAPGYSLGGRIEALQAAADEMGVPPEMETRVLGGGRELERTFDDFRWTFVLSFVFMYIVLAAQYEHLIHPFTILLSLPLAIPFGLISLAWGGETLNVYSALGILVLFGVVKKAAILQVDHMNVLRAGGMGRHEAIIRANRDRLRPILMTTIAFVAGLMPLLIATGPGAEERRSIAVLTVGGQMMSLLLTLLAVPVIYSYLDDLSQLFRRAPAERPTAAEERPEPALTR from the coding sequence TGCCGACGGTCTTCGTGCGGACGACCTACCCCGGCGCCGCCTCGACCGAGGTCGAGTCCGAGGTCTCCCAGGTCCTCGAGGACGCGATCGCCACCGTCGCGGGCATCGACGAGCTGCGGTCGATCTCCCGGGACGGCCAGTCGTTCGTGATCGTCACCTTCGACCTGGCGCGCGACTCCGACGCCGGGGCGCAGGACGTCCGGGACGCCGTGTCCGGGGTGCTCAACCTGCTGCCCCCCGACATCGACCCCCCCGTCGTGCAAAAGCGCGACCTGGACTCCTCACCGATCCTCTCCCTGGCGGTCTCGGGCCCCAGGAGCGCGAAGGAGCTGTACCTGCTGGCCGACCGGGCGGTGAAGAACGTCATCGAGTCGGCCCCGGGCGTCGGCGAGGTGACGATCTCCGGGGCCGAGGAGCGCGCCATCCGCGTCGAGATCGACGCCTCGAGCCTGGCCGCCCACCAGCTCTCCATCCTCCAGGTCCGGGACGCCATCGCCCGACAGAACGCCGAGGTCCCCGGCGGGCTCGTCGACGAGGGCCGCCGCGAGCGCGCGATGAGGACCCTGGGCCGGGTCGACGACGCCGAGGACTTCCCCGAGCTGGTCATCGCCACCGTCAACGGCCGGCCGATCCGCCTCCGGGACCTGGGGACGGTGATCGACGACACGAAGGAGGTCCGCACGGCCGCCCGGCTCGACGGCGAGCCCGCGGTCATCATCCAGGTCCAGCGGCAGTCGGGCGAGAACACGGTCCACGTGATCGAGGGGGTCAAGCGGCGGATGGAGCGGGCCCGGGGCCTGCTGCCGCCGGACGTGAAGCTGGAGCTGATCCAGGACCAGTCGCGCTACATCGTCGCCGCCCTGCACGAGATCGAGGCGCACCTGGTCTCCGGCAGCATCCTCGCCTGCCTGACGGTGCTGGCGTTCATGAGGTCCTGGAGGTCGACGATCATCGCCTCGGTGGCCATCCCGGCCTCGATCGTCGCGACCTTCGCCTTCATGAAGCTGTTCGGCTTCACGCTGAACAACATGACGATGCTCGCCCTGGTGCTGATGGTGGGGGTGGTGATCGACGACGCGATTGTCGTGCTCGAGAACATCTTCCACTGCATCGAGGAGCGGGGCATGGACCCCTTCGAGGCGGCCATCCGGGGCACCCGGGAGATCGGGCCGGCGGTGCTGGCGACCACCCTCTCCCTGATCATCGTCTTCCTGCCCGTCTCGTTCCTCTCCAGCGTCACGGGCCGGATGCTCTACGAGTTCGGCATCACCGCCTCGGTGGCAATCCTCGTCTCGATGCTCGTCAGCTTCAGCCTGACGCCCATGATGTGCAGCAAGATGCTCCGGCCCGGCGCCACCGGCCCCGGCCAGGCCGCCTCCCGGGGCGGCTTCTACGGGGTGATCGAGCGGGGCTACCTCGGGATGCTCGGCCTGGCGATGCGGTTCCGGTGGCTGGTGCTGCTGGTCTCGGTGCTGGTGATCGCGGCGAACGTCCCGCTCTACAAGTACGTGAAACGGGACTACATCCCGACGAACGTCGACGAGTCCGAGTTCGAGATCCGGGTCGAGACCCAGGAGGGGGCCAGCCTCGTCTCGACCGACGAGGCGATGCGGGTCGCCGAGGACTACCTCCTCCACGAGCCGGGCGTGACGACGGTGCTCACCACCGTCGGCGGCCGGGGGACGGTCAATCGGGGCGAGATGTTCGTGAGGCTGGCCGACATCGAGACGAGGACCTTCTCCCTCGGGAGGCTGTTCCGGGGGCTCCTGGAGGGCGACCCGGGCGAGGCGTTCCGGGGGAACTTCAGCCAGCAGGAGAAGATGGTCGAGCTCCGGGAGCGGCTCAAGTCGCTCCCCGGCGTGCGGCTCTCGGTGCGGAACCTGACCTCGCTGCGGCAGGGGGCCCCCGTCGACATCGACTTCTCGATCACCGGCCCGGACCTGCTCGACCTCGCCGCGTTCGCCGACGCCCTGAAGGCGAGGGCCGAGGAGATCCCCGGCATCGTCGACCTGACCACCACCCTGCAGCTCGACAAGCCGGAGCTTCTGGTCGACATCAACCGGGAGCGGGCCGCCGTGCTCGGCGTCGACGTCCGGGAGATCGCCGACACGCTCCGCGTCGCCGTCGGCGGCGACGACCGCGTCTCCCGGTATCGGGACGAGACGGTGGACGACGCCTACGACGTCGAGCTCCGCCTGGTCGGCGTCGACCGGGGGGACGTCCAGTCGATCTCCCAGCTCTTCGTCCGGGCCAACCCCAGCATCGACCTGCTGGGCGTCGCCGCCGCCGCCCGGGAGATGCCCACCGACCCGGTCCTGACCCGGATCGACAACGTCGTCTCCTTCCGGATCGGCGACGCCGCCGCCCGGATCGACCGCCTCGACCGCCAGCGGATGGTGGCCGTCCGCGCCAACATCGCCCCAGGCTACTCGCTCGGCGGCCGGATCGAGGCGCTGCAGGCCGCGGCCGACGAGATGGGCGTCCCGCCCGAGATGGAGACCCGTGTCCTCGGCGGCGGCCGGGAGCTGGAGCGGACCTTCGACGACTTCCGATGGACCTTCGTCCTCTCCTTCGTCTTCATGTACATCGTGCTCGCTGCGCAATACGAGCACCTGATCCACCCCTTCACGATCCTCCTCTCGCTGCCCCTGGCCATCCCGTTCGGCCTGATCAGCCTGGCGTGGGGGGGCGAGACGCTGAACGTCTACTCGGCGCTCGGCATCCTCGTGCTCTTCGGCGTGGTGAAGAAGGCGGCGATCCTCCAGGTCGACCACATGAACGTGCTCCGGGCCGGGGGCATGGGCCGGCACGAGGCGATCATCCGGGCCAACCGCGACCGGCTCCGGCCGATCCTGATGACGACCATCGCCTTCGTGGCCGGCCTGATGCCGCTGCTCATCGCCACCGGCCCCGGGGCCGAGGAACGCCGGTCGATCGCCGTGCTGACGGTGGGCGGGCAGATGATGTCGCTGCTGCTGACGCTGCTGGCCGTCCCGGTCATCTACTCCTACCTGGACGACCTCAGCCAGCTGTTCCGCAGGGCCCCGGCCGAGCGGCCGACGGCCGCCGAGGAGCGCCCGGAACCGGCCCTGACGCGCTGA